A region of the Salvia splendens isolate huo1 chromosome 11, SspV2, whole genome shotgun sequence genome:
ACACAGATAAAAGGGtagatagagagagaggggggaatTAAAGACCTTTCTTTCGCGAATGAACCCCAAAGAGTTGTCGATATCTTCAATGAGACTAACCACCTGCTCGTACCCCAGATCGTTCAAGCTCTCTCCACTCCTTTGCCTTGaacaaaataatgaaaaattgtTATGAAAACAGCAgttgaaaataattaattgtgTAGTCTGCATATATACCTAATGTCTTTCAGCAGATTCATGTTCATCTCCTTCAGCTTCTTTAAGTGCTCTTGcattttcttcaaaataaaaaaggtcacattttttaaaaagtaaacaTGATTTCGATTTTTGCAAACGAATAAAGAGAAATGAAAACCTTGTAGTGGGAGCTCCAAATATCTGTCCTAACAGTCTTCTGGTATTCATCAACAATCTGCTTTGTcctaaaacacacacacacaaaaattaacaaaaaaaaacaaatctaaCAAGcatagagagagaggaagagattTAATTACGTGATAGTGGGACTGATGTATTCATGAAGCTTCTGAGTGCTGGAGATCATGATAATGGAAATCTTGGCATCACAAAGCACAGTGAGCTCATGAGCTTTCTTGAAAAGCCCATTTCTCCTCTTGGAGTAAGTCACCTGCCTGTTTGTTTGGTTCTCTATTTTCTTGATCTGGATCTTCCCACGAGccatgtctctctctctctctctctaaactcTGCAGATCTTGTGAGAAATTGGAGATAAGATTCTGAAGAGATGAATGATAAAGAGAGAGGAGGGTGAAGGTGAGAACCATTAAAGAGGTaaccaaaaatagaaagttttccAAATGGATGAAAAAAGGGTTGCACAAGTTGATAAAGTAATTTAAGAATAAGTCATTTCATGTTACCCTGGCTCCAGCACTGCATAGTAAAACTTGTTGGGGTTGATGCCCCTAGCTACAATTTTTGATGGaacaaattttttttccttaatttttactttttcaaatttgattGATGGATGTGCGAATCGTTGGCCCAATTGAAGTTACGATTCTGGAGTCCTTGATGAGCCCATTATCCAAATCCAAACCATGATGccctatttttcattttcatgtcatgttttcatatagtactattattattattattattattatatgatcCTAATACGTTGAAATCTTTCTATAAGTATGAGAATTGATAGGtcataaggccatccgcaatgggcggacgatggcacgcccgatggcgcgcatcgtccgcgccatcgatcgtccgcgcccattgcggatacggacgataggtcgcggacgatcgtcgaggccgatactaagggcgcggaggatggcgcgcccgatgcctatcgtccgcgccatcgtcctccccattgtggcgtacacggacgatggccgcggacgataggcatcgtccgcgccatcgtcctccccattgtggcgtacacggacgataggtcgcggacgatggcacgcggtttggttTTCTATTTAAAGAGCGTTTGTCATTCATTTGTGCATACCtctacatattctctctcacaaATCCAACCAATATGAATCccggcgacgacaccaatagttctagttcctcTGATGAGTCCAGTAATAGCATAGATATAGCATTAAATGCAGTCGTTGAAACGGCGATGACGCATTGCTATGCGTTGATGCAGCGCCAggcggcagcggcagcggcctctgagcaagtccatagacctattcgacataggtcgtatatccgacgcgaccacgcggAAGCTCACacacgtctggttgaagactactTTGCCGATCAACCGCGATGGGGCCCGGCTGTTTTTCGGCGCCGATTTAGAATGTCGCGGTACCtgtttctcagcattgttcggacattgtcttcacgtgatgaattcttcacgtttcgggaggacggcatcggcaaacccggccttacaccattgcaaaagtgcacggttgcactccgtcagttggcctatggcaccacggcggaccttttcgacgagtacctccactgcggggattctacaggccgcgattgtctgaagcgcttttgccgggggatagtagaggcttatggcgacacatatttgcgcaagccgactgccactgattgccagggtctgatgcagatgcacgagacggcgcacgggtttcctgggatgctcgggagcatcgactgtatgcactggcagtggaagaattgtccgacggcgtggagaggccagttcacaagtggatacaagggcagccacccgacgatggtcctcgaagccgtcgctgaccatcggctatggatctggcatgcttacttcggcgtagccgggtcgaacaacgacattaacgtcctcaactcgtccaccctcttcaccgatcaatgtaatggcaacggcccggccatcgagttcactgccaacagacgccaataccatatggggtactacttggccgatggcatctatccacggtggcctgtttttgtgaagacggttagctgcccaattggtgagaagagggttttatttgcgcaaaagcaggagtcggcgaggaaggatgtcgagcggacATTCGgcgtgctccaatcacggtgggcaattgtgaaagggccggctcgtttctggttcaaggatgtcatcgccgatgtcatatatgcgtgcataatcatgcacaacatgatagtcgagaatgaaggcggaagcatcaccgattggaatgaagatgatCGTGCATCTAGTTTGGCCGGCGCGTCGACCGAgccacccgatagagggttaccgttaggcttcaacgaggttctatctagacaggcctcaatgcgcaaccaacaggatcatgcgcagctcatgaacgacatgatcgaagaagtgtgggctcgcaACCGCCGTTGTTGAGTTCgcgtttttttaattcgcattgtaatgtattaatttttattcaatgaaatgaagtttttgaaattcgtattttaatgtattaattttgttaaattcgtatgagttttgtaataaatattaaaaaaatgatgatgtggcgcgccatagggcgcgccttagggcgcgtcttagggcgccccactgcaggtgaggaggtaggaggataaaactgctgacgtggcgcgccttagggcgccccattgctaatgccctaagtGCTCTCTTTTTAAAATACATGTGTTCAGTTAGAATTTCAAGATCCTGACATGAGACTTCCAAATTATTATCTTATGTTTATACTCCACTACGTATACAAGTACTTTACTTTGTTAAAAATTTACTTATCCACGTTACATGTATCCATTGTGATTCAATTCAGATTTTTTCAAACAATTCAATCCGGTTCAGGTCTGTAAGAAAAAACAGATATTAGGTTTGACTTTACACTTTGCCCCTACTTTCAATAATGTACTGTACACTAAATGCAATTCAATAACTTCCTAACTACTTTCCATCAACACAAACAGCAACACTTCCAGCAAATCAACACATAACTGAGAAGgaataaatagtactccatctaAAGATTAGACAATCTTGTTATATTATCATGAAAGCACATACAAACTAAATAGTCTGTTACATTATCATGAAAGATTCATAAAAAGCAGAGCATACATCCATGACACAAGAGTCAATTATTACAAGCCTTGAGCACAACATAAAACCACATAGTATAATGATGGTGATCAAGCAGAGGCAGTAAGAGGAGCAGCACCATGTTGGGCAATCTTAGCTGCAAGATCCTCCTTCCTAGCACCCACAACCCTGTCAATCTCCTTCCCCTCCTTGAAGAACAAAAACGATGGCATCGCCTCGATGTTGTGCTCCTGTGAAACACTCTGCGTCCAATGCAACGAACTTGAGTTTTAATCCCAATTCACCACCTCACTAGTAACAACACAAATGGAGGTATAACTACATACCTTCAGCTCATCAACATCCACCTTCAAGAATAAAACATGGGGTGTCTTCTTGGCTATCTCGGCCAGAATCGGAGCAATGAAGCGACACGGCCCACACCATGAAGCCGTGAAATCCACCACCACCTAATTACACAAATATAATTGATCACCTCAACAAACTTAAGCCACACACAAGGTTTCACATTCTGTCCAATTCGAATTAAGAAGAAGACTGCAGTAATCAAATTGATCAATCCCTAGCAAAACACATTCAATCACACACACTAATCGAAAATCATGGTAAGGCTATTGATCAGTCCCTAACAGCAAACACTTCCGTGGTCCAAAATATTGACATAAATTAgctaataatgataaaaatctgTTCTTTACTAGAAAACAAGTGCCTTTCTTTCGAACGCAATAAGATTCTTCTACATACTAGAACAAATTCTAAAATGCGAAGTAGCAAGCAGATAATTCACGGTAATTAATTATCTGTTAACCATACAAACCATGACTACAACAAACAAATTTAGGAAATCGCATATTGTTGTAACCCTATAAACATGAACAATAAAGAAGCACAGAACAAGAAATCAAACAAATTAAACCAAGGAACAGAGaatagaaaggaaataagtaatAATATAATTACCAGTTTCTTGGATTCGACGCCCTTCTGGAAAAGGTCCTTCCACTCGTCGACGGAGTGGCAGCCAATCACCTGTCCCTCTTCAACGGAAGCCATTTTCTCTCAGAATTCTTTCTCAAATGTAATGGTAAAAGTAAAAACAATGCGTTTGGTGTAAGCAGGGAATAAGCCAAAGCGGTCGTTTATATATGCCCAAATCTAGACCGAAATGACGGAAAAGGGTCTTATGTTTGACATTATTACGTGTATTGCCACGCAGAGGATATGTAACGATCGTATGGATGAGGTCTTTCGGCCGAGACAGCATTATCGTGTCGTCATCAACGACTTCTCGAACATTCCCAAACGCGACTCTTATCCTGCAAGGAATCTATAACGTGGATATTTTTGTTCTCTCTCCACCGagcctaaggccatccacaacgctgtctctatacc
Encoded here:
- the LOC121755043 gene encoding protein ALP1-like, translating into MNPGDDTNSSSSSDESSNSIDIALNAVVETAMTHCYALMQRQAAAAAASEQVHRPIRHRSYIRRDHAEAHTRLVEDYFADQPRWGPAVFRRRFRMSRYLFLSIVRTLSSRDEFFTFREDGIGKPGLTPLQKCTVALRQLAYGTTADLFDEYLHCGDSTGRDCLKRFCRGIVEAYGDTYLRKPTATDCQGLMQMHETAHGFPGMLGSIDCMHWQWKNCPTAWRGQFTSGYKGSHPTMVLEAVADHRLWIWHAYFGVAGSNNDINVLNSSTLFTDQCNGNGPAIEFTANRRQYHMGYYLADGIYPRWPVFVKTVSCPIGEKRVLFAQKQESARKDVERTFGVLQSRWAIVKGPARFWFKDVIADVIYACIIMHNMIVENEGGSITDWNEDDRASSLAGASTEPPDRGLPLGFNEVLSRQASMRNQQDHAQLMNDMIEEVWARNRRC
- the LOC121753730 gene encoding thioredoxin H-type 1-like, with protein sequence MASVEEGQVIGCHSVDEWKDLFQKGVESKKLVVVDFTASWCGPCRFIAPILAEIAKKTPHVLFLKVDVDELKSVSQEHNIEAMPSFLFFKEGKEIDRVVGARKEDLAAKIAQHGAAPLTASA